The Kitasatospora albolonga nucleotide sequence CCGGGCCTCCACGGCGATCGTCATGGAGAACCCGGTTCCGCTGCGGATCATCCCGCTGGTGGAACAGGCGGCCCAGGACACCGACTGACCCGAGGGCCGGGGCCGCCGTCCGGGCGCCGGGCCGAGGAGACGGGCCGAGCCGAGGGAGTGCCGTGTGAGCTTCTGGGAGTATCTGATCACCCGCCACCAGCAGCTCCTCACGGATGCGTTCCAGCACGTCAGCGCGGTCTTCCAGTGCATGGTCATCGCCACCCTGCTGGGCGTGCTGATCGGGGTGGTGAGCTACCGCAGCGGCTGGGGCGGCTCGCTGGCCATCACCTCCACGGCGACGATCCTCACCATCCCCTCGCTGGCCGCGATCGGTCTGCTGATCCCGCTGGTGGGGCTGGGGGTGGCGCCGACGGTGATCACCCTGACGCTGTACGGGCTGCTGCCCGTCGTCCGGAACTCCATCGTGGGGCTGCGGGGCGTCGATCCGGCGCTGGTGGACGCGGCGACGGGCATCGGGATGTCCCGGTTGGCGCGGCTCTGCCGGGTGGAGCTGCCGCTCGCCTGGCCGCCGATCCTGACCGGTATCCGGGTCTCCACCCAGATGCTGATGGGCATCGCCGCCATCGCCGCGTACGCCTCCGGGCCCGGCCTCGGCAACGAGATCTTCCGGGGCATCGCCTCGCTGGGCAGCGCCAATGCCATCAACCAGGTCCTCGCGGGCACGCTCGGCATCGTCGTGCTCGCCCTGCTCTTCGACGCCGCGTACGTCCTGCTGGGACGGCTGACCATCCCGAGGGGGATTCGTGCCTGAGACCGAGACCGGCGCCGTCGCCGTGGACGAGGGGACCCCGGCCGCCTCCGGGGCCACCATCCAGCTGGAGAACCTGACCAAGAAGTACCCGGGCAACCCGAACCCGGCCGTCGACAACGTCTCGATGGAGATCAAGGCCGGGGAGACCGTGATCTTCGTCGGCCCGTCCGGCTGCGGGAAGTCCACCACGCTGAAGATGATCAACCGGCTGATCGAGCCGTCCTCGGGCCGGATCAGGATCGGCGACGAGGACGTCACCGACATCGACCCGGTGAAGCTGCGCCGCAAGATCGGGTACGCGATCCAGTCCTCCGGGCTCTTCCCGCACATGACGGTCGCGGAGAACATCGCCCTGGTCCCGAAGATGGTCGGCTGGTCGAAGTCCCGGGTGAAGGACCGGGTGGAGGAGATGCTCGACCTGGTGGGCCTGGACCCGCGCGAGTTCCACGGCCGCTATCCGCGCCAGCTCTCCGGCGGGCAGCAGCAGCGGGTGGGTGTGGCGCGGGCGCTCGCCGCCGACCCGCCCGTCCTGCTGATGGACGAGCCGTTCGGGGCGGTCGACCCGATCACCCGCGACCACCTCCAGGACGAGCTGATCCGGCTCCAGCACGAGCTGCACAAGACGATCGTGTTCGTCACCCACGACTTCGACGAGGCGATCAAGCTGGGCGACCGGATCGCGGTGCTGCGGGAGCGGTCGCACATCGCGCAGTTCGACACCCCCGAGGCGATCCTGACCAACCCGACGGACGACTTCGTCTCCGGTTTCGTCGGCGCGGGCGCGGCCCTGAAGCGGCTGAACCTCACC carries:
- a CDS encoding ABC transporter permease encodes the protein MSFWEYLITRHQQLLTDAFQHVSAVFQCMVIATLLGVLIGVVSYRSGWGGSLAITSTATILTIPSLAAIGLLIPLVGLGVAPTVITLTLYGLLPVVRNSIVGLRGVDPALVDAATGIGMSRLARLCRVELPLAWPPILTGIRVSTQMLMGIAAIAAYASGPGLGNEIFRGIASLGSANAINQVLAGTLGIVVLALLFDAAYVLLGRLTIPRGIRA
- a CDS encoding polyamine ABC transporter ATP-binding protein, with translation MPETETGAVAVDEGTPAASGATIQLENLTKKYPGNPNPAVDNVSMEIKAGETVIFVGPSGCGKSTTLKMINRLIEPSSGRIRIGDEDVTDIDPVKLRRKIGYAIQSSGLFPHMTVAENIALVPKMVGWSKSRVKDRVEEMLDLVGLDPREFHGRYPRQLSGGQQQRVGVARALAADPPVLLMDEPFGAVDPITRDHLQDELIRLQHELHKTIVFVTHDFDEAIKLGDRIAVLRERSHIAQFDTPEAILTNPTDDFVSGFVGAGAALKRLNLTRVRDVGIADFPTVTVEDPLQTIFNKLRNGPHNELLMLDRRNRPYKWLRRGDLMRARGSLARAGQLVHDTVTRDATLHDALEAVLTDSGGRVAVTGRRGEFIGVVDMKTLMDNVQELLEADRLTAMEHQHELEELRVHRTEQELEGGGGGV